A genomic window from Tautonia rosea includes:
- a CDS encoding DUF58 domain-containing protein, whose amino-acid sequence MARSPIGKIARAATAALRPSQTLRWTVEGVGYIAVWLILLGTGLYQQINLVLLIAGLAAGPIVGSIFVSASVLRGLRVIRRGPPFVFAEDPLVIDYTLENPHRWREALAMSAVDLLTPEEPGTSAARELYPKVFFSRVPGKDRLRVTWKGQAPARGRYRFGTIELVTRLPFGLLERRVTIEQPGSLIVYPTVGTLTRRWRRVFREATETRRGRRHDRSSQQQEYHGLRDYRPGDSPRWIHWRTSARLGQPMVKEFEQQSDQDLVVLLDPWLPRTKATAEQREAVERAIRFCATVCLETCRSQGRRLLLGWTGPAPAIRHGPASIRLLHELLEALALLRPTPEGHVGGLLDVMPPSMLRDAMILIVSTRAINLAEEYERSTRLNESTGLRLTGRTLLLDASRGDLERYIRFDGGRGVGIDVGPMSDRASLGDEDDTGSEQKIAEGNGAVLVDRERMIPVPSRDGGGRS is encoded by the coding sequence ATGGCTCGAAGCCCGATCGGCAAGATCGCCCGCGCCGCCACCGCCGCGCTGCGGCCGAGTCAGACGTTACGCTGGACAGTCGAGGGGGTGGGATACATCGCCGTCTGGCTGATCTTGCTCGGAACGGGGCTGTATCAGCAGATCAATCTGGTGCTGTTGATCGCCGGGTTGGCGGCCGGTCCGATCGTGGGGTCGATCTTCGTCAGCGCGTCGGTGCTACGGGGGCTTCGGGTCATTCGGAGAGGGCCGCCGTTCGTCTTCGCTGAGGATCCGTTGGTCATCGACTACACGCTGGAAAACCCTCACCGATGGCGCGAAGCGCTGGCGATGTCGGCGGTGGATCTCTTGACCCCTGAGGAACCGGGCACTTCGGCGGCGCGCGAGCTGTATCCGAAGGTCTTTTTTTCGAGGGTCCCGGGGAAAGATCGGCTGCGAGTGACCTGGAAAGGTCAGGCTCCGGCGCGAGGTCGGTATCGGTTCGGGACGATCGAGTTGGTCACGCGATTGCCGTTTGGGTTGCTGGAACGTCGGGTGACCATCGAGCAACCGGGGTCGTTGATCGTCTATCCGACGGTGGGCACGTTGACGAGGCGCTGGCGGCGGGTCTTCCGAGAGGCAACGGAGACACGTCGAGGGCGTCGGCACGATCGCTCGTCGCAGCAGCAGGAATATCATGGTCTACGCGACTATCGGCCGGGAGACAGCCCGAGGTGGATCCACTGGCGAACCAGTGCCCGACTCGGTCAGCCGATGGTCAAGGAGTTTGAACAGCAGAGCGACCAGGATCTCGTGGTCCTGCTCGATCCCTGGCTGCCTCGGACGAAGGCGACGGCCGAGCAGCGAGAGGCAGTGGAACGGGCGATTCGATTCTGCGCGACCGTGTGCCTGGAGACGTGCCGATCGCAAGGGCGTCGGCTCTTGCTTGGCTGGACCGGACCGGCCCCGGCGATCCGGCACGGCCCGGCGTCGATCCGATTGCTGCACGAGCTGCTCGAAGCGTTGGCCTTGCTTCGGCCCACTCCGGAAGGACACGTGGGGGGATTGCTGGACGTGATGCCGCCATCGATGCTCCGTGATGCGATGATTCTGATCGTCTCGACCCGGGCGATCAATCTTGCCGAAGAGTACGAACGCTCGACCCGCCTGAACGAATCGACCGGCCTGAGACTGACGGGGCGGACGTTGTTGCTGGATGCCTCTCGGGGAGACCTGGAACGCTACATTCGCTTCGATGGTGGACGGGGGGTTGGGATCGACGTCGGTCCGATGAGCGATCGGGCGAGCCTCGGAGACGAGGATGACACTGGCAGCGAGCAGAAGATCGCCGAAGGCAACGGAGCGGTCCTCGTCGATCGAGAGAGGATGATTCCTGTGCCGTCGCGGGACGGAGGAGGGCGCTCGTGA
- a CDS encoding AAA family ATPase produces MSAPTTDELSAPELESLLAQLDRLIENIGTVVLGKPEVIRLVAVALLAEGHVLIEDVPGVGKTLLARALAASIDCSFRRVQFTPDLLPSDILGSSVYNSGTGEFVFKPGPLFANVILADEINRTTPRTQSALLEAMGDRQVSVEGKTYPLEPPFLVLATQNPFEFEGTYVLPESQLDRFMMRVRMGYPLRSEERNILTTHRMGEPVESLQPVLSREELLRLQHATRTVKVDDAIADYLLEIVHATRESEDLNVGVSTRGALTLYRAAQGFALVSGRSYVVPDDIKTMSLPVLAHRVVGKSFLQAGEFNASEAIIRDLVDRIRVPS; encoded by the coding sequence ATGAGTGCTCCGACCACCGACGAGTTGTCCGCGCCGGAACTGGAATCGCTGCTTGCGCAGCTCGATCGGCTGATCGAGAATATCGGCACGGTGGTGCTGGGCAAACCGGAGGTGATCCGGCTTGTGGCAGTGGCGCTGCTGGCCGAAGGGCACGTCCTGATCGAGGACGTGCCGGGCGTGGGCAAGACCCTGCTGGCCCGGGCGCTGGCCGCGAGCATTGATTGCAGTTTCCGGAGAGTGCAGTTTACGCCGGACCTGCTGCCGTCGGACATCCTGGGATCGAGCGTGTACAACTCGGGGACGGGGGAATTTGTCTTCAAGCCCGGCCCGTTGTTCGCGAACGTGATTCTGGCCGATGAGATCAACCGAACGACCCCGAGAACGCAGAGTGCCCTGCTCGAAGCGATGGGGGATCGTCAGGTCTCGGTCGAAGGAAAAACGTATCCCCTCGAACCGCCCTTCCTGGTCCTGGCCACGCAGAACCCGTTTGAGTTCGAAGGGACCTATGTCCTGCCCGAGAGCCAACTCGACCGCTTCATGATGCGGGTTCGGATGGGATACCCTTTGCGGAGCGAGGAACGGAATATTCTGACCACGCACCGGATGGGAGAGCCGGTGGAATCGCTTCAGCCGGTGCTCTCTCGCGAGGAGTTGCTGAGACTCCAACATGCAACGAGAACCGTGAAGGTCGACGATGCAATCGCTGATTACTTGCTGGAGATTGTTCATGCGACCCGAGAAAGCGAAGACCTAAACGTGGGCGTTAGCACCCGAGGAGCGCTGACGCTCTACCGGGCGGCGCAGGGATTTGCCCTGGTATCGGGGCGATCTTATGTGGTGCCCGACGATATCAAGACGATGAGCCTGCCGGTCCTTGCCCACCGGGTTGTTGGCAAATCGTTCCTCCAGGCCGGTGAGTTCAACGCCTCGGAGGCGATTATCCGCGATCTGGTCGATCGGATCCGGGTGCCGTCCTAA
- a CDS encoding glycosyltransferase family 4 protein yields MAEAPPTVALLAGHISQRGEVRRLAQLVDRLAHRSIAALVICAGGAADLRELGVPVLEDPWLNRSWLSRIAVRRLLVDDSDPRLSLVHALHDEVTDAAALLSIARTLPLIRTIEDDPPADASLRLHLASLAAVVVPDDGVRQRLVERSFLSDRFFQVIPPGIDPAIGARSENDPLDSSRLPVIGAIGRFGPASGFETFLDAIFRIVETGRDIEFLIGGLGPGEPRLRRRAHRLELTDRLTFAPPAALESAFWRVISLYVHPATTPTSAPALRSALVSGTPCIASDVPGPHTLLDDDRGLLVPPSDPSRLAAAILELLDQPLHARSLANHARSWAIPRFDPDHEADALATLYQSVTSSHRRR; encoded by the coding sequence ATGGCCGAGGCACCGCCGACGGTCGCCCTCCTGGCCGGCCACATCTCCCAGCGCGGAGAGGTTCGCCGGCTGGCTCAACTCGTCGATCGCCTCGCTCACCGAAGCATCGCCGCGCTGGTGATCTGTGCGGGAGGTGCGGCCGACCTTCGAGAACTCGGCGTTCCCGTCCTCGAAGACCCCTGGCTCAATCGCTCCTGGCTCTCCCGGATCGCCGTCCGACGACTCCTGGTCGACGATTCCGACCCCCGGCTCTCGCTCGTCCATGCCCTTCACGACGAGGTGACCGACGCCGCCGCTCTGCTCTCAATCGCACGCACCCTGCCCCTTATCCGCACCATCGAAGACGACCCCCCCGCCGACGCCTCGCTCCGACTCCATCTTGCGTCTCTGGCCGCCGTGGTCGTTCCCGATGACGGCGTGCGTCAACGACTGGTCGAACGCTCCTTCCTCTCAGACCGCTTCTTTCAGGTGATCCCTCCGGGGATTGACCCTGCGATCGGTGCACGGTCCGAGAACGATCCGCTCGACTCCAGCCGGCTGCCGGTCATCGGTGCCATCGGCCGATTCGGCCCGGCCTCCGGATTCGAAACCTTTCTTGACGCCATCTTCCGGATCGTCGAAACCGGCCGCGACATCGAGTTCCTCATCGGCGGCCTCGGACCCGGAGAGCCCCGCCTCCGCCGCCGAGCCCATCGGCTCGAATTGACCGATCGACTCACCTTCGCTCCACCCGCCGCCCTCGAATCCGCCTTCTGGCGAGTCATCTCGCTCTACGTCCACCCCGCAACCACCCCCACCAGTGCTCCTGCCCTCCGATCCGCCCTCGTTTCCGGTACCCCTTGCATCGCCTCCGACGTTCCCGGGCCCCACACCCTCCTCGACGACGATCGCGGACTCCTGGTCCCCCCTTCCGATCCCTCCCGACTCGCCGCCGCCATCCTCGAACTCCTTGATCAGCCTCTCCACGCCCGGTCACTCGCCAATCACGCCCGATCCTGGGCCATCCCTCGCTTCGACCCCGACCACGAAGCCGACGCCCTCGCTACCCTTTACCAATCCGTCACCTCCTCTCACCGTCGGCGATGA
- a CDS encoding collagen-like protein → MTNPRAFRPVSLEGMEDRVLLSTFGRPALAEVASIESGRSSLASRIASRLPAASEVENVPTSATVLVDGRLPWNVSGIARLTFTVYASETGGEILFQETQRVVIRHGTFQVRLGADTPGGLPSSLASENDSLYMAVARVFRPDRELGPRTPIAASAFTLEPGPPGPEGPAGPQGPSGPEGPQGPVGPDGPQGEQGPVGPEGPQGEQGPVGPEGPQGNPGPVGPEGPQGVPGPMGPSGVIQSYYVSGVSQTPTSTVAFLGPSQTFDAEAGQSVFISASVELGTGLSLGEGALTLGIGVIEPGNLTGTPTYITPFNALSESPFSRDIYTLSAIFAITTSGEYTFGMAGASIAPNWQGGFAASTTILVFQPGPMT, encoded by the coding sequence ATGACCAACCCGCGAGCGTTTCGTCCTGTTTCTCTCGAAGGCATGGAAGACCGTGTCCTTCTGAGTACCTTTGGTCGCCCTGCACTCGCAGAGGTCGCGTCGATTGAATCGGGTCGATCTTCCTTGGCGTCCCGGATCGCTTCTCGGCTTCCCGCCGCCTCGGAGGTCGAGAATGTCCCCACTTCAGCCACGGTTCTGGTCGATGGGCGGCTCCCCTGGAATGTTTCCGGCATCGCGCGATTGACGTTCACCGTTTATGCCTCCGAAACCGGAGGCGAGATTCTGTTTCAGGAAACGCAGCGCGTCGTGATCCGTCACGGAACCTTCCAGGTGCGGCTCGGTGCCGACACTCCGGGAGGCCTTCCCTCCTCGCTCGCCTCCGAGAACGACTCCCTGTACATGGCTGTCGCTCGCGTGTTCCGCCCCGACCGAGAACTCGGCCCCCGAACCCCGATCGCCGCGTCGGCCTTCACCCTCGAACCTGGCCCCCCTGGTCCCGAAGGCCCGGCAGGACCTCAGGGACCATCTGGCCCCGAAGGACCGCAAGGCCCGGTTGGTCCCGATGGCCCCCAGGGCGAACAGGGGCCGGTCGGTCCCGAAGGCCCGCAGGGTGAGCAGGGCCCGGTCGGTCCGGAAGGTCCCCAGGGGAATCCTGGTCCGGTTGGTCCGGAGGGGCCTCAGGGAGTCCCCGGCCCGATGGGACCGAGTGGTGTGATTCAGTCCTACTACGTCTCGGGAGTCAGTCAAACCCCGACCTCAACCGTGGCGTTCCTCGGCCCTTCTCAGACCTTCGATGCGGAAGCCGGACAGTCCGTCTTCATCTCCGCTTCGGTCGAATTGGGAACGGGCCTCAGCCTCGGTGAAGGGGCCCTGACCCTCGGCATCGGTGTCATCGAGCCTGGCAACCTCACCGGAACCCCGACGTACATCACCCCCTTCAATGCCCTCTCCGAATCTCCCTTCTCACGGGATATCTACACCCTGAGTGCGATCTTCGCCATCACCACGAGCGGTGAGTACACCTTCGGAATGGCGGGAGCCTCCATCGCTCCCAACTGGCAAGGGGGATTCGCGGCCTCAACCACCATCCTGGTCTTTCAGCCCGGCCCGATGACATGA
- a CDS encoding glycosyltransferase family 2 protein gives MTSIVETVTKPRHEAQTARVPVSVIVPVKNEAENLRRCLPALAWADEVFVVDSQSDDATAFVAEEHGATVVQFQFNGVYPKKKNWSLDCLPFRNDWVLIVDADEVVPPELAEEIGQRITDDEADGYELNMKYYFLGRRIRHCGYAECWNLRFFKHRLGRYERMPVTPGARTGDNEAHEHVELQGRVGRLTHELDHYAYPTIDAWVEKHNRYASWEAEQYERFLNAPISRTIGRGKRFKRFLKKVYLRLPMRPLIRFVYSYVFRLGFLDGKPGLVFCGLLSVYDFLCWAKVYERKVTEACGEESFGQDR, from the coding sequence ATGACGAGCATCGTCGAGACCGTGACCAAGCCTCGTCACGAAGCGCAGACGGCCCGAGTGCCGGTGAGCGTGATTGTGCCGGTGAAAAACGAGGCGGAGAACCTACGGCGATGCCTGCCTGCCCTGGCCTGGGCGGACGAGGTGTTCGTTGTGGATAGTCAGAGCGACGACGCGACCGCGTTTGTGGCCGAGGAACACGGCGCAACGGTCGTGCAGTTCCAGTTCAACGGGGTCTATCCGAAGAAGAAAAACTGGTCGCTCGACTGTCTGCCCTTCCGCAACGATTGGGTCTTGATCGTCGATGCCGACGAAGTTGTCCCTCCCGAACTGGCCGAGGAGATTGGTCAGCGGATCACCGATGATGAGGCGGATGGTTATGAGCTGAATATGAAGTACTACTTCCTCGGCCGTCGCATTCGCCACTGCGGCTATGCCGAGTGCTGGAACCTGCGCTTCTTCAAGCATCGTCTGGGGCGTTACGAACGGATGCCCGTCACGCCAGGAGCCCGGACAGGAGATAATGAAGCCCATGAACACGTCGAGCTACAAGGACGCGTCGGACGCCTGACGCACGAACTGGATCACTACGCCTATCCGACCATCGACGCCTGGGTCGAGAAGCACAACCGGTACGCCTCGTGGGAAGCTGAGCAATACGAGCGATTTCTGAATGCGCCGATCTCCCGCACGATCGGCCGGGGCAAGCGATTCAAGCGATTCTTGAAGAAAGTGTATCTCAGGCTGCCGATGAGGCCGCTGATCCGGTTCGTGTATTCCTATGTGTTTCGGCTTGGGTTTCTCGACGGGAAGCCGGGGCTGGTGTTTTGCGGGTTGCTTTCGGTCTACGACTTCTTGTGCTGGGCGAAAGTCTACGAGCGGAAGGTGACCGAAGCCTGCGGCGAAGAGAGCTTCGGTCAGGATCGCTAG
- a CDS encoding glycosyltransferase: MPAQAITATGLEASTEASRSTRTGWLHLCNGLDPRRDGGMVPSILGMTGALAGRGEERVEIVTPTPSRREALDLPVGLTLHGPEADFDEAIRQAAIVHMHGLWQFQTRRGSAVARRFGVPYLIAAHGMAEPWALKHKAIKKRVYTALVEGKNLRRASCLHALSRPEIGHLRALAPKATVCFVPNGVDLGPFENLPDRSALEAEHPELVGKFLLLFYGRLHVKKGLDLLAEAMGTLAKDRPEVQILLAGHDDGALSPFQIQMEGLGLADRVTQLGHVSGSAARKVWGAANAFVLPSYSEGFSMAILEALAARLPVVVTTACHFPELDRAGGGIVVEPTGKGVTEGLRSILDRSEEERAALGHRGRALVESQYTWDRQAERLAEVYRWLAGGGGQRPEAVEAAD, from the coding sequence ATGCCGGCACAAGCAATCACTGCAACAGGACTGGAAGCATCGACCGAGGCATCGCGGTCGACCCGGACAGGCTGGCTGCATCTGTGCAATGGCCTTGATCCGAGGCGAGACGGAGGCATGGTGCCGAGCATTCTGGGAATGACCGGAGCGCTGGCCGGTCGAGGGGAGGAGCGGGTTGAGATCGTCACGCCGACCCCCTCACGACGCGAGGCACTCGATCTGCCGGTCGGCCTGACACTGCATGGTCCGGAGGCGGATTTCGATGAAGCGATCCGACAGGCAGCGATCGTGCACATGCATGGCCTCTGGCAATTTCAGACCCGCCGAGGATCGGCCGTGGCGAGACGGTTCGGGGTGCCGTACCTGATCGCCGCACATGGCATGGCTGAGCCGTGGGCCTTGAAGCACAAGGCGATCAAGAAGCGAGTCTATACGGCCCTGGTGGAGGGGAAGAATCTGCGGCGGGCCTCGTGCTTGCACGCGCTCTCACGTCCTGAAATCGGGCACCTGAGGGCACTGGCCCCGAAGGCAACTGTTTGCTTCGTGCCGAATGGGGTGGACCTGGGACCGTTCGAGAACCTGCCGGATCGGTCAGCGTTGGAGGCGGAACATCCGGAGCTGGTCGGGAAGTTCCTGCTCCTGTTCTACGGTCGATTGCACGTCAAGAAGGGGCTCGATCTGCTGGCCGAGGCAATGGGGACCCTGGCGAAGGATCGGCCGGAGGTGCAGATTCTGCTCGCTGGACACGACGACGGGGCGTTGTCGCCGTTCCAGATCCAGATGGAGGGATTGGGTCTGGCGGATCGGGTGACCCAACTGGGACACGTCTCCGGAAGCGCCGCGAGGAAGGTCTGGGGGGCAGCCAATGCGTTTGTGCTTCCGAGCTATAGCGAAGGCTTCAGCATGGCCATCCTGGAGGCACTTGCCGCGCGATTGCCGGTGGTGGTGACCACTGCCTGTCACTTCCCGGAACTGGACCGGGCCGGAGGCGGGATTGTGGTGGAACCGACTGGAAAAGGCGTGACGGAGGGGCTGCGGTCGATCCTGGATCGTTCGGAGGAGGAACGAGCCGCGCTGGGCCATCGAGGACGGGCTCTGGTCGAATCGCAATACACCTGGGACCGGCAGGCGGAACGGTTGGCCGAGGTGTACCGATGGCTTGCCGGAGGAGGAGGCCAGCGGCCCGAGGCAGTCGAGGCGGCCGACTGA
- a CDS encoding glycosyltransferase: MKLAISFTNLGPYHLARLRAAAAQLATRGGRLIAIETAGIERRYPWQAEHRDELFDRMVLFPGKVLEDLTDQDCALAMEEALDRHHPDAVAVSGYVRPEVMAAARWARRMGRPSILMSESQEIDRPRQWWKEAIKRRRLRVFDAALVGGASHRSYLETLGIPRDRIAMGYNAVDNAAFANRAEGTRRSAEGRNGVPERPYFLSVCRFAEEKNLPALIEAYGVYRQRVGRANAWDLVLCGGGPQELTVQRVITRSGGGQGIHRPGFLQEEELAPWYAFASCFVLASVSEPWGLVVNEAAACGLPLLVSDRVGAAGTLVPEPAGTTGLQFDPTQVEAIADALAWMASRSPEERESMGQRAAEIVGQWGPERFGTGLLEALDRAVAVRSRPGLRRAS, translated from the coding sequence ATGAAACTCGCGATCAGTTTCACCAACCTTGGCCCGTACCATCTGGCCCGTTTGCGAGCCGCGGCGGCGCAACTGGCGACGCGAGGGGGACGGCTTATCGCCATCGAAACGGCAGGAATCGAGCGTCGCTATCCGTGGCAAGCGGAACATCGTGACGAACTGTTTGATCGGATGGTGCTGTTTCCAGGAAAGGTGCTGGAAGACCTCACCGATCAGGATTGCGCGCTGGCAATGGAGGAAGCACTCGATCGCCATCATCCCGACGCCGTCGCGGTGAGTGGGTACGTTCGGCCCGAAGTCATGGCAGCGGCCCGGTGGGCGCGACGGATGGGACGGCCATCGATCTTGATGTCGGAAAGTCAGGAGATTGATCGTCCTCGCCAGTGGTGGAAGGAAGCGATCAAGCGAAGGCGATTGCGAGTCTTCGATGCGGCCCTGGTGGGGGGGGCAAGTCACCGGTCGTATCTGGAAACGTTGGGCATTCCGCGCGATCGGATCGCCATGGGATACAACGCGGTGGATAATGCCGCATTTGCCAATCGGGCCGAAGGAACGCGAAGGTCTGCCGAGGGAAGGAACGGCGTACCGGAGCGGCCGTACTTCCTGAGTGTCTGCCGGTTCGCTGAGGAGAAAAACCTTCCAGCCCTGATTGAGGCGTATGGTGTGTATCGCCAACGCGTAGGTCGAGCAAACGCATGGGATCTGGTGCTGTGCGGCGGGGGACCGCAAGAACTTACGGTCCAGCGAGTCATTACCCGGAGCGGAGGGGGGCAGGGGATCCACCGACCAGGTTTCTTGCAAGAGGAGGAACTGGCCCCGTGGTATGCCTTTGCCTCGTGCTTCGTGCTGGCGAGTGTTTCGGAACCGTGGGGCCTGGTCGTCAACGAGGCGGCAGCGTGTGGATTGCCGTTGCTGGTGAGTGATCGGGTCGGGGCGGCCGGAACACTCGTTCCCGAACCGGCGGGTACGACCGGCTTGCAGTTTGATCCGACGCAGGTTGAGGCGATCGCCGATGCCCTCGCGTGGATGGCAAGCCGATCTCCTGAAGAACGTGAGTCGATGGGCCAACGCGCCGCCGAGATTGTGGGGCAATGGGGTCCGGAACGCTTTGGAACAGGATTGTTGGAGGCGCTTGATCGGGCTGTCGCGGTCCGGAGCAGGCCAGGATTGCGGCGAGCCTCATAA
- a CDS encoding glycosyltransferase family 4 protein has protein sequence MTQLAPPPRRAGEGSATDRAPSVLVACPDARPPAYQAVVGLGDRGQLDAFLTGFYYRGNESWSRLGATIAPGGFARIERSLKRRHLEAIPGDRVRSTLAFDASLALERRLAGRWANARGTMARWRTDRFDRTLASRIRLTLPGTALIFSDVGSEHALPECRRQGVFAVLSMVHGDVREERRILSEEAERSAEVFHLYLGDEPIDRGELDWLHERRLRDLELADRILVPSDHIAGELRKHGTPGDRIRVIPYAADTKRFRPQDGKRYGSSCTFLFAGGISQRKGISYLLRAWQQVRRPGWRLQLLGAAPRDLGPLAGLMEGVELLGRVPHSEVPGVMASADVFVFPSLFEGSAVVTYEALACGLPSVVTPSSGSVARDGVDGIVVPPADVESLARGMERLGTDPELRASCAASARSRAEAFDWTRYHRSVADAVAVGAMEQG, from the coding sequence GTGACGCAACTTGCACCTCCTCCTCGCCGGGCTGGCGAGGGGTCGGCAACAGATCGAGCGCCCTCGGTTCTGGTGGCGTGTCCCGATGCGCGTCCGCCGGCCTATCAGGCGGTGGTCGGCCTGGGAGATCGCGGGCAACTCGATGCGTTCCTGACCGGGTTTTATTACCGGGGGAATGAGTCGTGGAGCCGTCTGGGAGCGACCATCGCACCAGGAGGGTTTGCTCGAATCGAACGATCGTTGAAGCGAAGACACCTGGAGGCGATTCCGGGGGATCGCGTCCGATCGACCCTGGCATTTGATGCGAGCTTGGCTCTGGAGCGTCGCCTTGCGGGGCGTTGGGCTAACGCGAGAGGAACGATGGCGCGATGGCGTACCGATCGGTTTGACCGGACGCTCGCATCCAGAATCCGACTGACATTGCCTGGGACGGCCCTGATCTTCAGCGACGTGGGATCGGAGCATGCGTTGCCCGAGTGTCGTCGGCAAGGGGTCTTCGCCGTGTTGAGCATGGTGCACGGCGACGTACGCGAGGAGCGAAGGATTCTGAGCGAGGAGGCAGAGCGATCGGCCGAGGTCTTCCACCTCTATCTCGGCGACGAGCCGATCGACCGGGGAGAGCTGGACTGGCTGCACGAGCGTCGCCTGAGAGACCTGGAGTTGGCCGATCGGATTCTGGTCCCTTCGGATCACATTGCTGGAGAATTACGCAAGCATGGGACACCGGGGGATCGCATTCGGGTTATTCCCTACGCGGCGGATACGAAACGGTTTCGGCCTCAGGACGGGAAACGGTATGGATCATCATGCACGTTTCTGTTTGCGGGAGGGATCAGTCAACGCAAGGGGATTTCATACCTCTTGCGGGCATGGCAACAGGTGAGGCGGCCGGGCTGGCGGTTGCAACTGCTGGGGGCGGCCCCCCGAGACCTCGGCCCGCTGGCGGGGTTGATGGAGGGAGTCGAATTGCTCGGGCGGGTGCCGCACAGCGAGGTGCCGGGTGTGATGGCATCGGCCGATGTGTTTGTGTTTCCGTCGTTGTTCGAAGGGTCGGCGGTGGTGACGTACGAGGCGTTGGCGTGTGGCTTGCCGAGTGTGGTCACTCCGTCGTCGGGCTCGGTCGCAAGAGATGGGGTGGACGGTATCGTGGTGCCGCCGGCGGATGTCGAATCGCTGGCGAGGGGCATGGAGCGGCTGGGAACGGACCCGGAACTCAGAGCATCGTGCGCGGCTTCTGCGCGGTCGAGGGCCGAGGCGTTCGACTGGACTCGGTATCACCGATCGGTGGCCGACGCAGTCGCGGTGGGAGCGATGGAGCAAGGATGA
- a CDS encoding class I SAM-dependent methyltransferase: protein MSLAGTQHLYSSYTASIPHTHTYLWPPVLRQLAARPEIRTILDAGCGNGAFASALEDRGYRIFGIDLEESGVAIAREQRPSIPFEVSSVYDNLCEPFDRTFDAIVALEVIEHLYDPRCFVARAFEALEPGGSLILSTPYHGYLKNLALAATGKMDQHFTALWDGGHIKFWSRKTLSTLLVEAGFEVTAFEGAGRLPWLWMSMVMVGRRP, encoded by the coding sequence ATGAGCCTTGCCGGGACACAGCACCTCTACTCGTCGTACACGGCGTCGATCCCGCATACGCATACGTACCTCTGGCCTCCGGTCTTACGGCAACTGGCCGCTCGGCCGGAGATTCGGACGATCCTCGATGCCGGATGCGGCAACGGGGCATTTGCCTCCGCGTTGGAGGATCGGGGGTATCGGATTTTTGGAATCGACCTGGAAGAATCGGGTGTGGCGATTGCCCGGGAACAACGGCCGAGCATTCCGTTCGAGGTCAGCTCGGTGTACGACAACCTCTGCGAACCGTTTGATCGGACATTCGACGCGATCGTTGCGCTCGAAGTGATTGAACATTTGTATGATCCCCGATGTTTTGTCGCACGGGCGTTCGAGGCGTTGGAGCCGGGGGGAAGCCTGATTCTTTCGACGCCGTACCACGGTTACTTGAAAAACCTGGCCCTGGCGGCGACGGGAAAGATGGACCAGCACTTCACGGCGCTCTGGGACGGGGGACACATCAAGTTCTGGTCGCGCAAGACCCTTTCGACCCTGCTGGTGGAGGCCGGGTTTGAAGTCACGGCCTTTGAGGGAGCGGGACGATTGCCGTGGCTCTGGATGTCGATGGTGATGGTGGGTCGTCGGCCGTGA